A genomic segment from Bos taurus isolate L1 Dominette 01449 registration number 42190680 breed Hereford chromosome 1, ARS-UCD2.0, whole genome shotgun sequence encodes:
- the LOC618212 gene encoding uncharacterized protein, with protein MEMQHRAFRVPGGSRLYLQPYNPEQYRRHLISEAKQVWACPAGWEARAAGRAPKGSQVVPHSLQNSSATPLFAVPRGEASRVQPLPRQPKVRSPLRSLGFFGALSAECAEGIPALLSGGAGFARGVPAVPRELLGRALAPDPRRAPARPLPSWVSHGRTGRREESGLDPGHPTPGGAPHSLSGTRGRGRPGGLIRQHPSRKSWSPPWAAASPRAAWAPVRPSIRPSVPWCGNPGGQGRDLGGSVRDAPTRRPIEASGGAAVSAQPKISGQVSLPAPQEGRGAARSGAEPTGRAAVFRHVGPSRLSVEGCPGRRGRSGGWGDVQEVNGQVSASEPPLTACLSLKSLRGPSREEGPELPQLLPVLAQEAAGARTLRLPGTSPSWQREGLLTRQSTLEDEEEQEREHQWQHQNLSFTTDDKDPPDPERCGWEAGPYTSMRLPASSVKLGQKLEQYLSAIQRSESVKCANPSHTEFLEAPVDVASKRHLFEKELVGQNREGPAASCKNQETQRELAAGRKPQWRKKPEAPVGAKKPTAAGKTLEPEASLDPETPSPSKCSVSQKISVLEERAVSGKREVPDKASDSEKRPMSEKATVFKKTPVPEIQPAPGRAMAPLRPQDWEHSASAECPSSPGGQRGTGPEKEPESSAGPLSQDGGLPPVTLQVRSAPRLPVLPASLEASPSSWHPWRPPCLLSSHVLSSWHLWLPAFLLSSPFQVGPSCVSPPCLLCCPQDRGLGWDLTWHPHHTLTPGPDSRKASDASGRPPPPTPRHPWKPYPLAWPWACGCTPTAEAARRCRGLACCYCPAAARVSQACGAPGCPSSCITCPLLRPGEDSQHGGFCQMDRVSGRQGPPTICIQRPHFLCQSEVGHRGRPSVPWVGRTSPALSCPVFLPCSTSMRLPASSVKLRPKLEQYLLAIQVSRPVPGVCWACQRPHLPGSVACAPCSQRSESVKCANPSCTDFLEAPVDVSSMRHLFEKELVGQSQEGPASRHKENLQLSGVVKSQLKLWNSRTQESAQQVPQVPCMPLWPWSPCRPLLIG; from the exons TCCTGCTGGATGGGAGGCACGTGCAGCCGGACGTGCACCTAAAGGGAGCCAGGTGGTACCTCACTCGCTCCAGAACTCGAGCGCTACTCCCCTGTTCGCTGTTCCCCGGGGGGAAGCCAGCCGGGTTCAACCCCTGCCCCGCCAGCCCAAAGTCCGATCGCCCCTCCGAAGTCTTGGCTTCTTCGGAGCCCTGAGCGCTGAGTGTGCAGAAGGGATCCCGGCTCTTCTTTCTGGAGGAGCGGGCTTTGCACGGGGCGTGCCCGCAGTTCCCCGCGAGCTACTGGGGAGAGCTCTGGCTCCGGACCCAAGACGCGCGCCTGCCCGCCCGCTTCCCAGCTGGGTTTCCCATGGTCGAACTGGTCGGCGGGAGGAGAGCGGGCTTGACCCGGGGCACCCCACTCCCGGTGGTGCACCCCACTCCCTGTCGGGCACTCGCGGGAGGGGCCGGCCCGGCGGGCTGATTAGACAGCATCCAAGCAGGAAGTCTTGGTCCCCACCCTGGGCGGCCGCCTCACCGCGCGCGGCCTGGGCGCCTGTCCGCCCGTCCATCCGTCCGTCTGTCCCTTGGTGCGGCAACCCGGGAGGCCAGGGTCGGGACCTGGGAGGCTCCGTCCGCGACGCCCCCACCCGCAGGCCAATTGAGGCTTCAGGCGGCGCAGCTGTGAGCGCGCAGCCCAAGATAAGCGGCCAGGTGAGCCTACCTGCGCCGCAGGAGGGGCGCGGGGCGGCGCGGAGCGGTGCGGAGCCGACAGGACGCGCGGCGGTCTTTCGGCATGTCG GCCCGAGCAGGCTGTCTGTGGAGGGCTGTCCAGGCCGGAGAGGCCgctctgggggctggggagacGTTCAGGAGGTAAACGGCCAAGTCTCAGCTTCTGAGCCGCCCCTGActgcttgtctttctctgaagAGTCTGAGAGGCCCCTCCCGGGAGGAG GGTCCTGAGCTGCCACAGCTGTTGCCAGTGCTTGCCCAGGAGGCAGCTGGAGCCAGGACCCTCCGCCTCCCGGGAACAAGCCCCAGCTGGCAGAGGGAAGGGCT CCTCACCCGGCAGTCGACCCTGGAGGATGAGGAGGAACAAGAGCGAGAACACCAGTGGCAACACCAGAACCTGAGCTTCACCACGGACGACAAGGACCCACCGGACCCCGAGAGGTGTGGGTGGGAGGCGGGACCCTA CACCAGCATGAGGCTCCCAGCCAGCTCGGTCAAATTAGGCCAGAAGCTGGAGCAATACCTCTCGGCCATACAG AGATCAGAGTCTGTCAAGTGTGCAAACCCATCCCACACTGAGTTCCTTGAGGCTCCCGTGGATGTCGCCAGCAAGCGCCACCTCTTTGAGAAAGAGCTGGTGGGCCAGAACCGAGAGGGTCCAGCTGCCAGCTGCAAG AACCAGGAGACACAGAGGGAATTGGCAGCTGGCAGGAAGCCCCAGTGGAGGAAGAAGCCAGAGGCCCCGGTGGGTGCCAAG AAGCCGACTGCTGCAGGGAAGACACTTGAGCCGGAAGCAAGCCTGGACCCTGAGACCCCCAGCCCCAGTAAATGCTCCGTGTCCCAGAAGATCTCTGTGCTGGAGGAGAGAGCTGTCTCAGGAAAGAGGGAAGTTCCAGACAAAGCCAGCGACTCGGAGAAGAGACCGATGTCTGAGAAAGCCACCGTCTTCAAGAAGACCCCAGTCCCCGAGATACAGCCGGCCCCAGGCAGGGCCATGGCCCCATTGAGGCCCCAGGACTGGGAGCACTCAGCCTCAGCAGAGTGCCCGTCAAGCCCTGGGGGGCAGCGGGGCACTGGGCCTGAGAAGGAGCCTGAGTCTTCGGCTGGGCCTCTGTCCCAGGATGGCGGCCTCCCGCCTGTCACTCTGCAGGTGCGCAGTgccccacgcctccctgtcctcccagcATCTCTGGAGGCCTCCCCATCCTCCTGGCATCCCTGGCggcctccctgtctcctgtcctcACATGTGCTGTCCTCCTGGCATCTCTGGCTGCCTGCCTTTCTCCTGTCCTCCCCCTTCCAGGTCGGCCCCAGCTGTgtctcccctccctgcctgctCTGTTGCCCACAGGACAGGGGACTGGGCTGGGATCTCACCTGGCACCCACACCACACTCTCACCCCAGGCCCAGACTCCAGGAAAGCCTCAGATGCTTCTGGAAgacccccaccacccaccccccgtCACCCCTGGAAGCCCTATCCACTGGCCTGGCCCTGGGCCTGTGGCTGCACCCCCACAGCCGAGGCAGCACGCAGGTGCAGAGGACTGGCCTGCTGCTACTGCCCCGCAGCTGCTAGGGTGAGCCAGGCCTGTGGGGCTCCAGGCTGCCCATCCTCCTGCATAACTTGCCCCCTGCTCCGTCCAGGTGAGGACTCGCAGCACGGAG GGTTCTGCCAAATGGACCGTGTCTCAGGAAGACAGGGACCCCCCACCATCTGTATACAGAGGCCTCATTTTCTTTGCCAGAGTGAGGTGGGAcacaggggcaggcccagtgtccCGTGGGTGGGCAGGACCTCACCTGCTTTGTCTTGCCCTGTCTTCCTGCCCTGCAGTACCAGCATGAGGCTCCCAGCCAGCTCAGTCAAATTACGCCCGAAGCTGGAGCAATACCTCTTGGCCATACAGGTGAGCAGGCCAGTCCCTGGAGTGTGCTGGGCGTGCCAGAGGCCTCACCTTCCAGGGTCAGTGGCCTGTGCTCCCTGCTCCCAGAGATCAGAGTCTGTCAAGTGTGCAAACCCATCCTGCACTGACTTCCTCGAGGCTCCTGTGGATGTCTCCAGCATGCGCCACCTCTTCGAGAAGGAGCTGGTGGGCCAGAGTCAAGAGGGCCCAGCCTCCAGGCACAAG GAGAACTTGCAGCTCTCAGGGGTGGTGAAGTCTCAGCTCAAACTGTGGAACAGCAGGACCCAGGAGTCAGCACAGCAGGTCCCACAGGTTCCGTGCATGCCCCTCTGGCCCTGGTCTCCCTGCAGGCCTCTCTTAATAGGATGA